From Gemmatimonadaceae bacterium, one genomic window encodes:
- a CDS encoding M67 family metallopeptidase has translation MIRLPAAALERIREHARDAYPRECCGALLGRASHNHRAVKEVARAVALANATHDMAERRYLIPGATVREIGRTAEHDGLEIVGFYHSHPDHPPEPSGLDREQAWPWYTYLIVGARSDDTGPVRAWQLVDDGLLFAEEELTIVREDT, from the coding sequence GTGATCAGACTCCCCGCTGCTGCCCTCGAGCGCATTCGCGAGCACGCGCGGGACGCTTATCCGCGCGAGTGCTGCGGGGCGCTGCTGGGGCGCGCGTCGCACAACCACAGGGCGGTGAAGGAAGTCGCGCGTGCTGTCGCCCTCGCGAATGCCACGCATGATATGGCGGAACGGCGTTATCTGATTCCGGGCGCCACGGTGCGGGAGATCGGGCGAACGGCCGAGCACGATGGCCTGGAGATCGTCGGCTTTTACCATTCGCATCCCGACCATCCGCCGGAGCCATCGGGACTCGACCGTGAGCAGGCCTGGCCCTGGTACACGTACCTCATCGTCGGGGCTCGTTCGGACGACACGGGGCCGGTGCGGGCCTGGCAACTGGTGGATGACGGGCTGCTCTTCGCAGAAGAGGAATTGACCATCGTCCGGGAGGACACATGA
- the moeB gene encoding molybdopterin-synthase adenylyltransferase MoeB encodes MSAIVRIPTPLRAYAGGESEVTVRAGTVGDAITELIERYPQLRRHLYTEAGALRNFVNLFLNEDEVRYLASDRTTVAEGDTITIVPSIAGGAGGASAVADTADLSPEEVLRYSRHLIMPEVAMGGQRKLKAARVLLVGTGGLGSPLGLYLAAAGVGTLGLVDFDVVDVTNLQRQVLYGTSDIGRPKLDAAAGRLRDVNPHVQIVPHELRLTSENALQILESYDVVVDGTDNFPTRYLVNDACVLLGKPNVYGSIFRFEGQVSVFFAEKGPCYRCLFPEPPPPGLVPSCAEGGVLGVLPGIVGALQALEAIKLILGAGEPLIGRLLLFDALALRWRELKLRKNPDCPVCGERRTVTGLVDYEEFCGVPQAIAAEAAERDGLVETTALELEARLSSGESITIIDVREPHEWEIANLERYGARLIPLGQFAERMHELNSANQIVVHCRSGARSAKAFRQLHAAGFRRIWNLKGGILAWTDEVDPTLPRY; translated from the coding sequence ATGAGCGCGATCGTTCGCATTCCCACGCCGCTCCGCGCTTACGCGGGTGGCGAGAGCGAAGTGACGGTGCGCGCCGGCACCGTTGGTGACGCGATCACGGAGCTCATCGAACGCTACCCCCAGCTCCGCCGGCATTTGTACACTGAGGCCGGCGCGCTGCGCAACTTCGTCAACCTGTTCCTGAACGAGGACGAGGTGCGCTATCTGGCGAGCGACCGGACGACGGTCGCGGAGGGAGACACGATCACGATTGTCCCGAGCATCGCTGGCGGGGCGGGCGGAGCAAGCGCCGTCGCTGACACAGCGGATCTCTCGCCCGAGGAGGTGCTTCGCTACAGCCGTCATCTCATCATGCCTGAGGTGGCGATGGGCGGGCAGCGCAAGCTCAAGGCGGCAAGGGTGCTGCTCGTGGGCACCGGCGGACTTGGCTCGCCCCTGGGTCTCTATCTCGCCGCGGCCGGCGTCGGAACGCTCGGTCTCGTGGACTTCGACGTGGTGGACGTGACGAATCTCCAGCGGCAGGTCTTGTACGGCACGAGCGACATCGGGCGACCGAAGCTGGATGCGGCCGCGGGGCGGTTGCGCGACGTCAACCCGCACGTGCAGATCGTACCGCATGAGTTGCGGCTGACGAGCGAGAACGCGCTGCAGATCCTGGAGTCGTACGACGTCGTAGTAGACGGCACCGACAACTTCCCGACACGTTACCTCGTGAACGACGCGTGCGTGCTCCTCGGGAAGCCGAATGTCTACGGCTCGATCTTCCGCTTCGAGGGACAGGTCTCGGTGTTTTTCGCGGAGAAAGGACCCTGCTACCGGTGCCTCTTCCCCGAGCCGCCGCCGCCCGGGCTGGTGCCGAGCTGCGCCGAGGGAGGCGTGTTGGGTGTGCTTCCGGGAATCGTCGGCGCGTTGCAGGCGCTCGAGGCGATCAAGCTGATCCTCGGGGCTGGAGAGCCGCTGATCGGTCGCCTCTTACTCTTTGACGCATTGGCGCTCCGTTGGCGTGAGCTCAAGCTGCGCAAGAACCCCGACTGCCCGGTGTGCGGCGAGCGGCGGACGGTGACCGGCCTCGTGGACTACGAGGAGTTTTGTGGCGTCCCGCAGGCGATCGCGGCCGAGGCGGCAGAGCGCGATGGTCTCGTCGAGACGACCGCTTTGGAGCTGGAGGCACGGCTCTCTAGCGGAGAGTCAATCACGATTATCGACGTGCGCGAACCGCACGAGTGGGAGATCGCGAACCTGGAGCGCTACGGCGCACGGCTCATTCCGCTGGGGCAATTCGCCGAGCGGATGCACGAGCTGAACAGCGCCAACCAGATTGTGGTGCATTGCCGCTCGGGCGCTCGAAGCGCGAAGGCATTCCGCCAGCTTCACGCCGCGGGATTCAGACGGATCTGGAATTTGAAGGGTGGGATTCTCGCTTGGACCGACGAAGTGGACCCGACGCTGCCGCGGTACTGA
- a CDS encoding cysteine synthase family protein, protein MRRSLAVSLDQLIGNTPLLPLRRSVGAGSRGSVFVKLEYLNPGGSVKDRAARAIIQAAERDGRLGVGRTLLDASSGNTGIAYAMLCAERGYGCEICVPGNASEERKKLLRSYGARIVITDAVEGSDGAIREARRRAAADTEHYFYADQYNNPANVQAHYETTGAEIWEQMQGRVTHFVAGLGTSGTFVGAARRLRECNPRVRLIAVQPDSPLHGIEGMKHMATAIVPGIYDPELADETIEVGTEEAQTTARRLAREEGFLAGVSGGANVAAAIQIAAQAGPEAVIVTLLPDGGERYLSQRWWEGET, encoded by the coding sequence GTGCGTAGAAGCCTCGCCGTCTCACTCGACCAGTTGATCGGAAATACCCCGCTCTTACCGCTGCGTCGCAGCGTCGGAGCAGGAAGCCGCGGGTCGGTCTTCGTCAAGCTCGAGTACTTGAATCCAGGTGGGAGCGTAAAGGACCGTGCGGCGCGCGCCATCATCCAAGCGGCGGAGCGAGACGGTCGACTCGGCGTGGGCAGGACGCTGCTCGACGCGAGCTCGGGAAACACGGGCATCGCCTACGCCATGCTCTGCGCCGAGCGAGGCTATGGCTGCGAGATCTGTGTGCCCGGGAACGCCAGCGAGGAACGAAAGAAACTGCTTCGGAGTTATGGTGCTAGGATCGTGATCACGGACGCAGTGGAAGGCTCCGACGGCGCGATCCGCGAGGCGCGCCGGCGCGCCGCCGCTGACACCGAGCATTACTTCTATGCCGATCAGTACAACAACCCCGCGAACGTCCAGGCGCACTACGAGACGACCGGCGCGGAGATCTGGGAGCAGATGCAGGGACGCGTGACGCACTTCGTGGCAGGGCTGGGGACGAGTGGGACATTCGTCGGAGCAGCCCGTAGATTGCGCGAGTGTAATCCGCGCGTGCGACTGATCGCGGTGCAGCCCGATTCGCCGCTTCACGGCATCGAGGGAATGAAGCATATGGCAACCGCGATCGTCCCGGGGATCTACGATCCGGAGCTCGCCGACGAGACAATCGAAGTTGGCACCGAAGAGGCACAGACCACGGCGCGCCGGCTGGCACGCGAAGAAGGCTTCCTCGCTGGCGTCTCCGGCGGCGCGAACGTGGCGGCGGCGATCCAGATAGCTGCGCAAGCCGGGCCGGAGGCAGTCATCGTTACTCTGTTACCGGACGGTGGCGAGCGCTACCTGAGCCAGCGGTGGTGGGAGGGAGAGACGTGA